In a single window of the Harpia harpyja isolate bHarHar1 chromosome 3, bHarHar1 primary haplotype, whole genome shotgun sequence genome:
- the NR1H3 gene encoding oxysterols receptor LXR-alpha yields the protein MGPTQLSTQDHGKRVASVFEMEEEGLSLFPGSENPPEHAENPPLKRKKGPAPKMLGNEVCSVCGDKASGFHYNVLSCEGCKGFFRRSVIKGAQYVCKNGGKCEMDMYMRRKCQECRLRKCQEAGMREQYVLSEEQIRLKKLKKQEDDQARTVVVHPNPPNPPSPSHKLTPEQLSMIKKLVAAQQQCNQRSFTDRLKVTPWPQVPDPNNREARQQRFAHFTELAIISVQEIVDFAKQLPGFLELTREDQIALLKTSTIEVMLLETSRRYNPEIESITFLKDLSYNRDDFAKAGLQFEFINPIFEFSKGMNELQLNDAEYALLIAINIFSADRPNVQDQSLVERLQHTYVEALHSYICINRPNDRLMFPRMLMKLVSLRTLSSVHSEQVFALRLQDKKLPPLLSEIWDVHE from the exons AAAATCCCCCCCTGAAGCggaagaagggcccagcccctaaGATGCTGGGAAATGAAGTGTGCAGCGTCTGTGGGGACAAGGCCTCTGGCTTCCACTACAACGTGCTGAGCTGTGAAGGCTGCAAGGGCTTCTTCCGTCGCAGTGTCATCAAGGGTGCACAGTACGTCTGCAAGAATGGCGGCAAGTGTGAGATGGACATGTACATGCGTCGCAAGTGTCAGGAGTGCCGGCTGCGCAAGTGCCAGGAGGCAGGCATGCGGGAGCAGT ATGTTCTGTCTGAAGAACAGATCCgactgaagaaactgaagaagCAGGAAGACGATCAGGCTCGGACAGTCGTGGTGCATCCGAACCCTCCGAATCCTCCAAGCCCTTCCCACAAACTGACACCTGAACAGTTGAGCATGATAAAAAAGCTTGTGGCCGCTCAACAGCAGTGCAACCAGCGCTCATTCACAGACAGGCTCAAAGTGACG CCGTGGCCCCAAGTTCCTGACCCTAATAACCGTGAAGCAAGGCAGCAGCGTTTTGCTCACTTTACAGAACTTGCAATTATCTCTGTGCAAGAGATTGTGGACTTTGCCAAGCAACTACCTGGCTTCCTGGAGCTCACCAGGGAAGATCAGATCGCTTTATTGAAGACATCTACCATAGAG gtgATGTTGTTGGAGACGTCTCGGCGCTACAATCCAGAGATCGAGAGCATCACCTTTCTTAAGGACCTGAGCTATAATCGGGATGACTTCGCCAAAGCAG GTCTGCAGTTTGAGTTCATTAACCCCATCTTTGAGTTCTCAAAGGGAATGAATGAGCTACAGCTCAATGATGCTGAATATGCACTTTTAATCGCCATCAACATTTTCTCTGCAG ACCGACCGAATGTGCAGGACCAGTCCCTGGTGGAGAGGCTGCAGCACACCTATGTGGAAGCCCTTCATTCTTACATTTGCATCAACAGACCAAAT GACCGCCTGATGTTTCCACGGATGTTAATGAAGCTGGTCAGTCTTCGGACACTAAGTAGTGTCCACTCTGAACAGGTGTTTGCCCTTCGGCTGCAGGACAAGAAACTCCCTCCCCTGCTCTCAGAAATCTGGGATGTGCATGAGTGA